The Pyrenophora tritici-repentis strain M4 chromosome 10, whole genome shotgun sequence genome contains a region encoding:
- a CDS encoding bZIP transcription factor yields the protein MDYTYFGASQQPYDHFLGMNSHSFAHAGAEPDTTRSIEQLDPILFPAAAASYDAASFGFNNGLPTPQQGSPDNVAAHTPMPVGSVDSGIGAEFDDGRGSRTRSSSEEKDNLTPAQSRRKAQNRAAQRAFRERKERHVKELETKLSALESSTHSLQSDNERLKAALARARTENEILRATSGHSPAASRPVSASYPSPGAHLPSLSDEDEEMHDDYTIQSLTNGSVLNAADKEHSRHRAKGKEVPANQAWDVIQEHPLVKQGLVDVADVCERLKGSAKCDGHGPVFEESAIWQAVEESRRCGGDELI from the exons ATGGACTACACTTACTTTGGCGCTTCACAACAGCCCTACGACCATTTCTTGGGTATGAATTCGCACTCTTTTGCCCACGCCGGAGCGGAGCCGGATACTACGCGGAGTATT GAACAGCTCGACCCCATCTTATTCCCAGCAGCTGCAGCATCCTACGATGCTGCATCGTTTGGTTTCAACAACGGTCTGCCGACGCCCCAGCAGGGCTCTCCGGATAACGTGGCCGCACACACACCCATGCCTGTCGGCAGCGTAGACTCGGGCATTGGTGCCGAGTTTGACGATGGCCGGGGGAGCCGCACCCGCAGCAGCAGCGAGGAGAAGGATAACCTGACGCCTGCGCAGAGCAGGCGCAAGGCCCAAAATAGGGCGGC TCAGCGCGCCTTCCGCGAGCGCAAAGAACGCCATGTCAAGGAACTCGAGACGAAGCTCTCCGCCCTAGAATCAAGCACACATTCACTGCAATCCGACAACGAACGCCTGAAAGCCGCCCTCGCACGCGCGCGCACGGAAAACGAGATCCTCCGTGCGACAAGCGGTCACTCGCCCGCTGCATCGCGCCCCGTCTCGGCCAGCTACCCCTCGCCCGGCGCCCACCTGCCCTCGCTGTCcgacgaagacgaggaaATGCACGATGACTACACGATCCAGTCGCTCACCAACGGCAGCGTGCTCAACGCCGCGGATAAAGAACATTCGCGCCACAGGGCAAAGGGCAAAGAGGTGCCCGCTAACCAGGCTTGGGACGTCATACAGGAGCATCCGCTTGTCAAGCAAGGACTTGTTGATGTGGCTGATGTGTGTGAGCGGCTCAAGGGGTCGGCCAAATGCGATGGCCATGGGCCCGTGTTTGAAGAGAGCGCTATTTGGCAGGCCGTCGAGGAGTCGAGACGATGCGGGGGAGATGAACTTATTTGA
- a CDS encoding PutP, Na+-proline symporter gives MSSALPLLIFGALGPIIRRKCPEGFVLTEWTRQRYGAAAGLFLSVCTLITMFLYMVAELSALQQIVNLLTGLNGLPVVIVECAVTTIYTSLGGFKVSFVTDNIQGVMVIGLIIMGIIAVGVETKIDRSLIDKSGYLESSLLGWQLIYILPVAILTNDFFLSGFWMRTFAARTDKDLWIGVSLASVGVLIILTLLGVGGMLAAWSGAYTIGDEANGSLAFFLLLETLPAWVVGVILVMTISLSTAAFDSFQSAMISTGSNDFFRNKLNIWIIRACVVALIFPVVVVALRSPDILQIFLISDLVSAAVVPCLVIGLSDRFYWYRGFDFVVGGLGGVFTIFLFGLVYYDGDATKAGKLLLLEGGLYGNDWSAFGAFVAAPFGGLLWAFGACALRISFLWIRARVQGTRFDAFDRPIPLNNDDHDGDAVLEHSSVETGTKGRFF, from the exons ATGTCTTCGGCTCTACCTCTCCTGATCTTTGGTGCGCTGGGTCCCATTATCCGCCGGAAATGTCCAGAAGGCTTCGTTCTGACGGAATGGACGAGGCAGCGTTACGGAGCGGCCGCGGGTCTGTTTCTCAGCGTCTGCACACTCATCACCATGTTCTTGTACATGGTGGCTGAACTGTCGGCACTACAACAGATTGTCAACCTTTTGACCGGACTGAACGGCCTGCCGGTAGTCATTGTGGAATGTGCAGTTACTACCATCTACACCT CACTCGGTGGCTTCAAAGTATCCTTTGTAACGGACAACATCCAAGGAGTAATGGTCATTGGCCTGATCATCATGGGTATCATTGCCGTGGGCGTTGAAACGAAAATTGATCGTTCACTCATCGACAAATCCGGCTATCTCGAATCCAGTCTTCTTGGATGGCAGCTCATTTACATCCTCCCTGTTGCAATCCTGACTAACGACTTCTTCCTTTCTGGATTTTGGATGCGCACCTTTGCTGCTCGTACCGATAAGGACCTTTGGATCGGAGTCTCGCTTGCCAGCGTAGGAGTACTTATCATCCTGACCCTACTTGGTGTGGGTGGAATGCTCGCTGCATGGTCTGGCGCTTACACCATTGGCGACGAAGCAAACGGTTCCCTGGCTTTCTTCCTCCTACTCGAAACACTACCTGCTTGGGTTGTTGGCGTGATTTTAGTAATGACAATCTCCCTCTCTACTGCCGCATTCGACTCGTTCCAGTCGGCCATGATCAGCACTGGAAGCAACGATTTCTTCCGCAACAAGCTCAACATCTGGATTATTCGTGCTTGCGTCGTGGCACTCATCTTCcctgttgttgttgttgcaCTACGCAGCCCGGACATTCTCCAAATCTTCTTGATCAGTGACCTTGTTAGCGCTGCAGTTGTTCCTTGTTTGGTCATTGGCTTGAGCGATAGGTTTTACTGGTACCGCGGGTTTGACTTTGTAGTGGGTGGGCTTGGTGGTGTCTTTACCATCTTCTTGTTTGGACTTGTCTACTACGATGGCGATGCTACAAAGGCCGGGAAACTGTTGTTACTGGAAGGTGGATTGTACGGAAATGACTGGAGTGCTTTCG GCGCCTTCGTGGCCGCGCCCTTTGGAGGCCTTCTTTGGGCTTTCGGTGCTTGTGCTCTTCGCATCAGCTTCTTGTGGATCAGGGCTAGGGTTCAAGGCACGCGATTCGACGCGTTTGATCGCCCCATTCCTCTGAACAACGACGATCACGATGGCGATGCGGTGCTTGAGCATAGCAGCGTTGAGACTGGTACCAAGGGAAGATTCTTCTAG
- a CDS encoding phosducin family protein → MQMPDMPVNVPIDDPNADTEWNDILRKHGVIPEKPPSPTPMIQEALEQARTLAHENRLEGKDLDELAELEDEEDEDFLDSYRKKRMAELSTITTASVYNQVYHLQKPDYSRDVTEASKNAYVLVLLTSSTGTNTESRVMIEHWRELAKRFGDVKFCQMRADLCIEGYPDKNTPTVLIYKDGDIKRQIVTLMQLGGPRTSVQDLEKVLVDVGAVKLGDSRLQRKKDDEDDNQSKIRQGNTAADDEDSDWD, encoded by the exons ATGCAGATGCCAGATATGCCCGTCAATGTCCCCATCGACGACCCCAACGCGGACACGGAATG GAACGATATCCTCCGCAAACATGGCGTCATCCCTGAGAAACCGCCATCGCCCACGCCCATGATCCAAGAAGCCCTCGAACAAGCCCGCACACTCGCGCACGAAAACCGATTAGAAGGCAAAGACCTCGACGAACTAGCCGAGctagaagatgaagaagatgaagactTCCTCGACTCATACCGCAAAAAGCGAATGGCAGAACTCTCTACCATAACCACGGCCTCGGTCTACAACCAAGTCTACCACCTCCAGAAACCAGACTACTCGCGCGACGTGACGGAAGCGAGTAAAAACGCATACGTACTTGTACTTTTGACGAGCTCAACGGGGACGAATACGGAGAGCAGGGTTATGATCGAGCATTGGAGGGAGCTGGCGAAGCGGTTTGGAGACGTCAAGTTTTGTCAGATGAGGGCGGATTTGTGTATTGAGGGGTATCCGGATAAGAATACGCCGACGGTGTTGATTTACAAGGATGGAGATATCAAGAGACAGATTGTTACGCTGATGCAGTTGGGTGGGCCGAGGACGAGTGTGCAAG ATCTGGAGAAGGTCCTGGTAGATGTTGGTGCGGTTAAACTGGGAGATTCGCGCCTTCAGCGGAAGAAggatgatgaagatgataacCAGAGCAAGATAAGACAAGGCAATACTGCGGCCGACGATGAAGATAGCGATTGGGATTGA